In a single window of the Ferroacidibacillus organovorans genome:
- a CDS encoding aspartate-semialdehyde dehydrogenase, translated as MSRPVRVAILGATGAVGKAMIETLLRRKFPFTTLKLLASARSAGQVVHIQGVPYTVEEATPESFADIDVALFSAGGDISLRFAKEAVARGALVIDNTSAYRMDKSVPLIVPEVNADAFSTHQGIIANPNCSTIQMVVALAPLHRRYHIRRIVVSTYQAASGAGERAIEELRETSRAILDGRAPEPSLLPVAKLKNHYPLGFNVIPQIDVFEENGFTKEEMKMVRETHKILGDESIAVTPTAVRVPVVYGHSEAVYIETELPFVVDDVRTLLRDAKGVTLQDDPTRQEYPQPYFAAGHFDVFVGRIRRDLYAENGLNLWIVSDNILKGAAYNAVQIAELWLRQEGITA; from the coding sequence ATGAGTCGACCAGTGCGCGTGGCTATTTTGGGTGCGACAGGTGCGGTTGGAAAAGCGATGATCGAGACGCTATTGCGCCGGAAATTTCCATTCACAACGCTGAAATTGCTGGCGTCTGCGCGGTCTGCGGGGCAGGTGGTTCACATTCAAGGCGTGCCATACACAGTGGAGGAGGCGACGCCTGAGTCCTTTGCGGATATCGATGTGGCGCTGTTTAGCGCAGGTGGAGATATTTCCCTGCGCTTTGCAAAAGAAGCCGTCGCGCGCGGTGCGCTTGTGATTGACAACACGAGTGCGTACCGCATGGATAAAAGCGTCCCACTGATTGTTCCTGAAGTGAACGCTGACGCGTTTTCTACCCATCAAGGAATCATCGCAAACCCAAACTGCTCCACCATCCAGATGGTTGTCGCGCTGGCGCCACTGCATCGGCGCTATCACATTCGCCGAATCGTTGTGTCGACGTACCAGGCGGCATCGGGCGCGGGGGAGCGCGCGATTGAGGAATTGCGGGAGACATCGCGCGCCATACTTGACGGTCGCGCGCCAGAACCGTCGCTGCTGCCTGTGGCGAAACTCAAGAACCACTATCCTCTTGGCTTCAATGTGATTCCGCAGATTGATGTCTTTGAAGAGAACGGATTTACCAAAGAAGAGATGAAGATGGTGCGCGAGACGCACAAGATTCTCGGGGACGAATCGATCGCAGTCACGCCGACGGCGGTGCGGGTTCCCGTTGTCTATGGCCATTCGGAAGCGGTCTATATCGAGACAGAGCTGCCTTTTGTCGTGGATGACGTTCGCACGCTTTTGCGCGACGCAAAAGGCGTCACACTGCAGGATGATCCAACTCGTCAAGAGTACCCGCAACCGTATTTCGCGGCGGGGCATTTTGATGTGTTTGTCGGTCGCATCCGGCGCGATCTCTATGCAGAAAATGGGCTGAACCTGTGGATTGTATCGGATAACATCCTCAAAGGAGCCGCTTATAACGCGGTTCAGATCGCGGAGTTGTGGCTGCGTCAGGAGGGCATTACAGCGTGA